DNA from Brassica napus cultivar Da-Ae chromosome C4, Da-Ae, whole genome shotgun sequence:
CAAAGGTATGATGAGATTGTGTAATGAGAGCAGCTTCTGGAGTTTTGTTGATGATTGTATGTATTGTGGAATGTGCAGGAAGGGGAAGGGTTGGTGTGGGAACATGTAGAGCAAACATGGTCGGAGGAATCAAAGTTGAAGGATGATAGCAGCTGGATCATCTGAATCACTCAAAATCTTTCTCCCACAGGCCACAGATAAAgacttctttcttctcttatgAATCTCTgccataaattattaaaactttgGCTTTAACACACGAGATCCAATAAAACATCGCCTTGTTAAAACTTGGTTCTTAATACTCATCATCTACATGATACATCTATTATCTATTTATCCAAGCAAACTCTGTTTTCTTGAACCCTTTTGGACGGTTATGGTTTCTGTTTCTTTTCCAACAAGCAAGACTATCTTCTCTCCCCTAGCAGCACAAACGTTTTGAGCATATCTTTATGAATagtctaaaaaaaatattggtctAGAGATTTGTTTTAGAGATAGGAAGAGTTATGAAGTTCAAACTTCAAAGTGTCCTCCTAATCCACGTGTACTTATGTTCATATTCCTAATTGGACTTGGAATCATATGATAAtctttataaaagaaaataaattattcacgTATTGAGAGATATGACggaaaaaaaactgtaaatCATAAGATCAGAAGATTGCGCGTGTGGCAAGTAATCCTTGAttctagaaaaataaaattgttcaaAGATTTTGGTAAGATAAAGAGTTTTCAGAAGCACTGGATATGATTCAGTTTACTTGCGCATAGATATCTGCAAAAGCACACACAACACTTGAAGTAGTACATAACATAACAATTAGAATTCGtaattaggttttttttttttttaacatcgtTATATCTCTTTACATGTTTTACATCGTTATATTTTCCAAGCCGTCTGCTCCACTTTCCACGCCTTTATTATTTAGTTGTTTTTCATGTTTCAACtttcaataataaaaataaaataaagacagTTATATTAGTTGGAAAAGAACAGTGTTATTAATGATCGTCTCAATACTTTTCTTCATCTCCATGCTTCCCTTTTCTTCGAAATTTCGATCATGTCGCCACCATATCTATAGTTGCTAACATCTTGATTAACAAATAATTTCAGAAAGAAAATGGAGAGCTCAACTGGGTACATGACGGTCTTTTTCGTCTCTGGAAGCGTGGTGCTCCTTGCGGCTCAACTACACAAGCGTCTCTTGTCCTGTTACATGGAGAAGCTTGAACTTCAGTTCGGTACTAAAAATCTTCTCTCCCATGTTTTGAGTCCGTGCATGTTCGTATTTAGTTAAATTTCTGatcttatttatagaaaaacatgtgTAGATATgaagaacaaggagaagaacaagaagaagaaggagaaaaagGTGAGTTTTGCAGTAAATGTGATGGAGCCGTCAGGGAACAACAAAGAGTATCGCcggaaaaataagaaatcaaaatttGAGGATGGAGGAAGAAGCACAACAAAGTAGTCAAGGTTTATAACAAGTCAACTCTCATTCAACACAATCCTTCATAGTTACTTCCTccgtttttaatataagtcgttttagagatatttttacgttccaaattatatgacgttttcggttttctatataaaatttattaacacttaatattatatgaccaataataatatacattttattttattattggttgatttatGATTAGGTAAAtatttaatgatgtttttgtttagaaaatataaaaaattaatgattttttaatctatgtgcacaattgtaaaacgacttatattaaaaaagagTATAAAGTAGTcaattatttttcgaaaatagtttctcttctttctttttgtttttcgtTTCTCAAATCctgtgtttttgttttgcttaatttggtaaatctTAATTACACACCGCTCTTCCCAAAATTAGGCGCTAAAACCGGACCACATATCACATATGTATAATGTATCCCATGTTGTCATTTATGTCGATGGACGCAGAAGATGTTAATGTTCTGAGTTGTATCAACTACCGTATTTATTAGGACCAGCTAAAAATTCAAGATTAACGTATTAATTAGGACCAGCCAAAACTTCAAGAGAAGGACCAGTAATGATTTTAACAAAACAATTGCGGTTTCACAAAGGCCCAATCTGGTTACGGACTTCTACAACCCAATCACTATACTGCTTACTGCTTAGGGGGgccttttctttttgtttttttttttatcattgaaAATTCAAAAGAGTTTCATCTCAAGTGGTTGTGGTCAAAACAATGCCAAACCTTAAAAGCAATTAAAATGGGAACCAATAGGCCCCCTAGTAAAATACACCCAAACAGTCGGGAGAAAAACCAAAACCATGCCTTGAAACACAAGCTAAAGCAGAAGGCAGCTAAGAAGGTCGAAATAGATCAACATGCTGATGCCTCTGTAGATAGTAGTTCAGACAACCAGCGGGGGCCACCAGTAGCAACGTACGACTGAAGACGATGGTCTCTTGTAACACTATCAGCGATAGCAGAGGCTGCCCGGTTACAGGTGTCAGACACCAGAAATAAGCTACTCTTCGGCACAGAGTAAACGTTTTTAAAAACATCATAGCACAAAGAGTAACAAGAAGGGACCTCTACCGGGTTATTGAGAGTAAACGTCTTTTGTTTGTTCCTCGCTTTTTCGTTTGTCTTTTTTTTGACCTTTTTCctttaacattttttcatttttcttatgatTTATATACTGATTTGacatttaaaacatgaaattttgTACGTAATTTTGTAAATGTCAATATGAAGAACTGAAATTGGTAAAAAGTGATAATGCAAAGATTGAGGTTGGATAGCTAAGTAAGTATCTTGAACTATGGAATTTTATCGATCACAAGAAAAActcagaaaagaaagaagactaGAAACATGGTAAAGTTATTCCATATTCAGAGAAAAATATACAATGGTGTATCCAGCTACTTAGCTGATCGTTTTTCTAATAAGATAGACAATGATTAtttcgtaaaaaaaacaaaagaaaaaatgatttttatttaagaaaaaaaacgagAATCAGAAAATAAATGTCTTGTCAATCTTTAATTTTGTAAGAATCAAGTTAATGATACTGTATTATAACTCCACGATACCTAAATTCATCAATAGTGCCATTGTATAAGatcttttgattattttaaaatggcCATATATCTCGCATCTACCCGAAAAGCTTATGTACAATGCATTCTTTTTCCAACTATTGTCTAATAAATGTTCTTTTCTCTAGTATAAAAATTCCTAAAAATCATTTGACTTTTGCTTTTTTGAAATATTCTAATTTCCACCTTCCTTTTTCGGTTTTTCAACTCCAATAGGttttataaaaccaaaatatatatatatagacttcaAAAACATGTGTTTTTCGGTACATATATTGGCACTTTATAAAACCTAAAAGTAAAAggatatgttttattaaaaattacttAGAAGTGAAGAAGTCCTTCATGTCACGAGTCAGGAGCTCCTTGGCCATAATTTAATAACCAGAAAAtgcaaattacaaaaaaaagaatcccAAAGTTGtttcctcttttattttattgttagttGAATACTATTGTTTTCTCTTTATATAATGTTAGTGGGCCGAGAACGGAGCTTCGAATCAAAGGAGAAGACCAACCACCACGACAGTGTCGGTTCGAAGGCGACGGAAAATCTAACGGCAAGTAAAACGTCGCCGTATCAGATCATAAGTAACGGCGAAAGCGAGATTATATCAATCATCATACATTAAAGACTTTTGACGCGCTATTCCACCGCACGTGCAAGAACCAAAGCTCATTAACGTCAAATATAGCCTTTACGTTTCCATGAGGCCTCTTCTTTTTACATCTGTCTCACAAAAGATTTTGTTTATCAAGTAGATCGGTGTATGTGAGATGTTATTTCACAATCACGACATAGTTTTGCAGTAAATCTCAAGCATATGCATTGGTCTAACATCTTATTAACAACGATTCTTACTATAAAAAATGACTTAATGTTAGATCCAAAGCTTAAATCGATGGATATATTTCAACCAAAGACATCTTACCTTCCTTCACTggttttatttatgatttatatatgtGACAAAATTAATCTAGCTAGGAATTAAAAGTCATCTACATAgatttatttatagaattcCATCCTCGAAAATGTTGTCATTCGCTCAAAATGAATTCATGACATTTGCAACCGAACTTCAAAAACCCTTTCAGGCAGTATTCTAATTCATACGGTCATTATATGTTTACAGAATGCTAATTCATTCgaaaattaatcataagaaAAGTAAAGTAACTTTTTGTGAAAAAATGCTAATATATGGAAGAACAATTgcataattcatatatatacacttaGCTTTTTTCATAATACATCGAAAGAAAGCTTCACATTTATGAATTCCTGAGATGTAAATTTCTTTAAAGGGTGatctacaaataaatatttggtattaaaaaaaagatcaacaaataaatgtttttacctaataaatatttattgtaaatGTCATGCAGTAATCAtcaataatttgttttctttttgttgaaaaTTTTGGACTAGCAAATACTAGGTGGTTTGGACTTtggtaatataataatattggtTCATGACATCTTTGTTACGTTATATGAGTGAGAATAATCTAAACTTATGTTGGCATTTTGCTAAAGTTGTTGTATCACGAAACTACAATTAATTAACGTTGTCGTTCGTGTTTCAATGCTGTAAGATAAAATACTGTAAAGAACCTACAAAATATATCCGCCTCGAAGCATGGCATTTGTATCAATGAAGCTTAATGAGTAACGTATTATAAAACTCAATTACAACTAATTATTATAGTTACAATAGTTTGAGTCGTACGTTACTACGTTTTGATTTGCAAGCCAAACAATCGATattttttattcctaaaaaaatacaaagatgGAAAGTTTTTACTTGAAGTGAAGTTCAGATACTGAACCGAGTTAGAAACCGACACGAAAGCTTCGAAGACAGAgacatagtgcttgagttgttGAACAGAAACAAGTAGCAGCCCTCTGTCTGAAGGAGAGGCTTCAAGCTAGGCATACATCTGAACAAAGTGGCACGTGTAGACCCCACTTTTTacccattaaaaataaataaataaataagcaaAAAGACAACCACCCAaaaataccaaaacaaaaacaattaaaaagaaagaagaaacttCACATCAGCTTCAGagaatctctctctcctcaaccccttcttctttcttcacaTTGCCGACACTTCCCGCTCACCTCTCTCTCCACAAACGCAATGGACTTCTCCAATAGCTTCTCAAAgctccttctcctcctcttaGCCACCTCCATCGCCACAGCATTACCCGAAAACAAACCCACCTCAGGTCAAATAAACTCAAACTCAGTCCTCGTAGCTCTCCTCGACTCTCACTACACAGAGCTAGCCGAGCTTGTGGAGAAAGCACTCCTCCTCCAAACCCTCGAAGAAGCAGTTGGTAGACACAACATCACAATCTTCGCACCACGTAACGATGCCTTGGAACGTAACCTCGACCCTCAATTCAAATCTTTCTTGCTCGAACCAAGAAACCTCAAATCGTTACAATCTCTCTTGATGTTCCACATTCTCCCACGTCGTATCTCTTCTCCTCAGTGGCCTTCGCTCTCTCATCACCACCGTACACTCTCCAACGACCATGTTCACCTCACCGTCGACACTACTCGCCGGTTAAAAGTCGATTCCGCTGAGATCGTCCGTCCAGATGAC
Protein-coding regions in this window:
- the LOC106384581 gene encoding uncharacterized protein LOC106384581: MESSTGYMTVFFVSGSVVLLAAQLHKRLLSCYMEKLELQFDMKNKEKNKKKKEKKVSFAVNVMEPSGNNKEYRRKNKKSKFEDGGRSTTK